One region of Flavobacterium pisciphilum genomic DNA includes:
- a CDS encoding HU-CCDC81 and SPOR domain-containing protein, whose protein sequence is MKDNLIKYTIPILLIIIGLFDNDFWHSPFTRAGIISLITLILGWLIDNYKQLILIINTQILHRKKDFRLSIAYLYRIKVDNEYLLVKSRTRNYYQPVGGCYKTLPSSSAIFEKLEVKPDRKFETEKGIAKNDLRVYVRGKNVISFLKWFDSKKDREISPWREFCEELISEDILPWRQFRFIDYEFKKKIQSPIIKLDSGGKGIFIFEIFDLVINNEQLPILEKLKLEKESNKFIWVTDDLIQTLGHSLNSKEYMFEISPHTKYAQNLKWE, encoded by the coding sequence ATGAAAGATAATCTCATAAAATATACCATACCTATTTTACTTATTATTATTGGATTATTTGACAATGATTTTTGGCATTCTCCATTTACAAGAGCAGGTATAATTTCTTTAATAACATTGATTTTAGGTTGGTTAATAGATAATTATAAACAACTAATATTAATTATTAATACTCAAATTTTGCACCGCAAAAAAGATTTTCGTTTATCAATTGCGTATCTGTACAGAATTAAAGTTGACAATGAGTATTTACTAGTAAAAAGTAGAACCAGAAATTATTATCAGCCAGTAGGTGGATGTTATAAAACATTACCTAGTAGTAGTGCTATTTTTGAAAAATTAGAAGTAAAACCTGACAGAAAGTTTGAAACAGAAAAAGGAATAGCTAAAAATGATTTGAGAGTTTATGTTAGGGGAAAAAATGTAATCTCTTTTCTTAAATGGTTCGATTCAAAAAAGGATAGGGAAATTTCTCCATGGAGAGAGTTTTGTGAAGAATTAATCTCAGAAGACATTTTACCCTGGAGACAATTTCGCTTCATTGATTATGAATTTAAAAAAAAGATTCAATCTCCAATTATCAAATTAGATAGCGGGGGTAAAGGGATATTTATTTTTGAAATTTTTGATTTGGTTATTAATAATGAACAATTACCAATTCTAGAAAAACTAAAATTAGAAAAAGAATCAAACAAATTTATTTGGGTAACTGACGATTTGATACAGACACTTGGACATAGTTTAAATAGTAAGGAGTATATGTTTGAAATCTCACCCCATACTAAATATGCTCAAAACTTAAAATGGGAATAA